One segment of Chionomys nivalis chromosome 3, mChiNiv1.1, whole genome shotgun sequence DNA contains the following:
- the LOC130871603 gene encoding olfactory receptor 5H2-like, translating into MKNSTLLTEFVLTGLTGSPKLQVPLFLVFLVIYLITIVGNLGLITLIWNDPHLHIPMYFFLGHLAFVDACLSSTVTPKMLLNFLQMSKMISFSECMIQFFSFAVFVTTECFLLAAMAYDRYIAICKPLLYPMVMTNKLCICLLILSFLGGIIHASIHEGFLFLLTFCNSNIVHHFYCDIIPLLKISCTDSTLNFQLVFVLAGLIQAFTIVIVLVSYTLVLFTILQRKSVQGIRKAFSTCGAHLLSVSLYYGPLLFMYVLPPSQEADDQDIIDSVLYTVIIPLLNPIIYSLRNKKVMDSLKKLLKKSA; encoded by the coding sequence atgaaaaattcaactTTGCTGACAGAGTTTGTTCTTACAGGGCTCACAGGCTCTCCAAAGCTACAGGTGCCCCTTTTCTTGGTATTCCTGGTGATCTACCTCATCACTATTGTAGGTAATCTTGGTCTAATCACTCTTATATGGAATGACCCTCACTTACACAtccccatgtactttttccttgGTCATCTGGCATTTGTGGATGCCTGTTTATCATCCACAGTGACACCAAAGATGTTACTCAATTTCTTACAGATGAGTAAGATGATTTCCTTCTCTGAATGCATGATACAATTCTTTTCCTTTGCAGTCTTTGTTACTACAGAATGCTTTCTGTTGGCAGCTATGGCTTATGATCGTTATATAGCCATTTGCAAACCTTTACTTTATCCAATGGTTATGACTAATAAGCTTTGCATATGTCTATTAATCCTATCTTTTTTAGGTGGCATTATCCATGCTTCAATACATGagggatttttatttcttttaaccttTTGCAATTCCAATATAGTGCATCACTTTTACTGTGATATTATACCATTGCTAAAGATTTCCTGTACTGACTCTACTCTTAATTTTCAACTGGTGTTTGTTTTGGCTGGTTTAATTCAAGCCTTCACCATTGTGATTGTTCTTGTGTCATATACACTAGTCCTGTTTACAATTTTGCAAAGGAAGTCTGTCCAAGGCATAAGAAAGGCTTTCTCAACATGTGGTGCCCATCTCTTATCTGTGTCTTTATACTATGGGCCTCTTCTCTTTATGtatgtccttcctccctctcaagAAGCAGATGATCAAGATATCATAGACTCTGTGCTTTACACAGTAATAATTCCTTTGTTAAATCCAATTATCTATAGCCTGAGAAACAAGAAAGTTATGGATTCGCTGAAAAAATTGTTAAAGAAAAGTGCATAA